The following are encoded together in the Candidatus Tumulicola sp. genome:
- a CDS encoding DUF2249 domain-containing protein produces the protein MGEAEVRLDVRSIPVKERHARIFATFESLSPGRTLTVVSDHEPRPLRAEFAQRYPGKTVWNQRQIGDGRWEARIERVAHIADSIADTLRQSNMLAGAGEATVLDLAHYTRRAVIKRHHCVVEQRINWPYIGLVDRGMVQAQIPTATGRSQAVYDAFPGDTFGEFALLDRGAIALRFVAVLAGTAVLLIPIDRFRAVMQRERCVAKNIEQAAAQHARATIERYTTHIELSSTARVASALLPFASPGDGLTLASAHLPSMTQTDLATSAGTVKEVVSRALAEMEAFGAVRRQAGHIYLLDRAKLLTLIQRG, from the coding sequence ATGGGCGAAGCGGAAGTTAGACTGGACGTACGATCGATTCCAGTGAAAGAGCGTCACGCACGAATCTTTGCGACGTTCGAGTCGTTAAGTCCAGGCCGCACGCTCACCGTCGTAAGCGACCACGAGCCGCGCCCGCTTCGAGCCGAGTTCGCTCAACGCTACCCTGGGAAAACCGTTTGGAACCAGCGACAGATCGGTGACGGCCGGTGGGAAGCGCGAATCGAACGCGTCGCTCACATAGCCGATTCTATTGCGGACACGCTACGGCAGAGTAACATGCTTGCTGGAGCGGGTGAGGCCACCGTGCTCGATCTGGCGCACTACACCCGCCGAGCCGTCATCAAGCGACACCACTGCGTGGTCGAGCAACGCATCAACTGGCCGTACATTGGTCTGGTCGATCGAGGTATGGTGCAGGCGCAAATTCCGACCGCGACGGGCCGCTCGCAAGCCGTCTACGACGCGTTTCCCGGCGATACGTTCGGCGAGTTTGCGTTGCTAGACCGTGGCGCAATCGCATTGCGGTTCGTCGCAGTGCTCGCCGGAACCGCGGTGTTGCTCATCCCGATCGACCGCTTTCGTGCGGTTATGCAGCGCGAGCGGTGCGTCGCCAAAAATATCGAGCAAGCTGCAGCGCAACACGCGCGCGCAACCATCGAGCGTTACACCACACACATCGAGCTTTCTTCAACGGCACGCGTCGCTTCGGCGTTGTTGCCGTTTGCATCTCCCGGCGATGGTTTGACCCTCGCCTCGGCGCATTTGCCGTCGATGACGCAAACAGACTTGGCTACCTCTGCCGGTACCGTAAAGGAAGTCGTCAGTCGAGCGTTGGCGGAGATGGAAGCTTTCGGTGCCGTACGCCGGCAGGCCGGACACATTTATCTTTTAGACCGGGCCAAGCTCTTAACGCTTATACAACGAGGTTAG
- a CDS encoding ferredoxin family protein, which yields MPYVITEPCIGTKDRGCVDVCPVDCIQGGDADEMLYIDPAVCIDCGACVSACPVEAIYAESDVPERWTPFIEKNAAYFRDRPG from the coding sequence ATGCCGTACGTGATAACGGAACCCTGCATCGGTACCAAGGACCGCGGGTGCGTCGACGTGTGTCCGGTCGACTGCATCCAAGGCGGAGACGCGGACGAAATGCTCTACATAGATCCCGCGGTTTGCATCGACTGTGGCGCGTGCGTGTCTGCCTGCCCGGTCGAAGCCATTTATGCGGAAAGCGACGTCCCGGAACGTTGGACGCCCTTTATCGAAAAGAACGCCGCCTACTTTCGCGACCGCCCGGGTTAG